The proteins below are encoded in one region of Equus przewalskii isolate Varuska chromosome 1, EquPr2, whole genome shotgun sequence:
- the TEX36 gene encoding testis-expressed protein 36 yields the protein MAKGRRFNPPLDKDGRWFPHIGLTQKTPESITKAMLKEPHSPRLSRQVEGKLPPIYKVREQQAVNNNFPFSVHDNRHSFQDSGYYLDSGLGRRKISPEKRQHVSRNFNLWACDYVPSCLDGFSNNQISYVYQEAMVVPIFRRFPRHYDEIWSAFKFIPERSYTEFLKKNPKIRFAIDKKAGSPLEP from the exons ATGGCCAAAGGGAGACGCTTCAACCCGCCTTTAGACAAGGACGGAAGATGG TTCCCTCACATCGGACTCACACAAAAGACACCAGAATCCATCACAAAGGCTATGTTAAAAGAGCCCCACAGTCCACGTTTGTCTCGGCAAGTGGAAGGGAAGCTACCACCAATCTACAAAGTCCGAGAGCAG CAAGCAGTAAACAACAACTTCCCCTTCTCCGTTCACGACAATCGGCACAGCTTTCAGGACTCTGGATATTACCTTGACTCC ggcctgggacGTAGGAAGATCTCCCCAGAAAAAAGGCAACACGTTTCAAGAAATTTCAATCTTTGGGCGTGTGACTATGTTCCATCTTGTCTTGACGGCTTTTCAAATAACCAAATATCATACGTCTATCAGGAAGCCATGGTGGTCCCAATTTTCAGACGCTTTCCAAGACATTATGATGAGATATGGAgtgcttttaaatttattcctgagcgAAGCTATACGgagtttttgaaaaagaatccaaaaataaGGTTTGCAATTGACAAAAAAGCCGGTTCTCCACTGGAGCCATAA